Genomic window (bacterium):
GCGGGCAACAGCTGAAATCCGCGGCATCACCAGGAAGGAAAAAATACATATTCTTCATTCCAATAGCATCAGGACACATATCTACGCGTCAATTGCGGGTAAATTAGATAAAATTCCCGTAATCTGGCACCAGCGCAATATGCTTACGGGCGAAAAAATAGATCCTGACAGGCTGTTTTCTTTTTTGCCTGACAGGATTATTTGTAATTCATGTGCAATAGGAAAACGGTTTTTGGTCAAAGACAAACTTCCGGATAAAGTCAGAATAGTCCTTAATGGAGTTGATCTGGAAAAATTCAATCCATTTTTGAATGCTGTCGAAATAAAAAAAGAATTTGGCATACTCCCCGGCGAGATTGTTATCGGGATCGCGTCCCGCTTTAATGTTTTTAAAGGGCATGATACTTTTTTTAAGGCCGCGCAAATGCTTATTTATAATACGCCTTATAAACTGAAAAATTTAAAATTTTTAATTGCCGGCGGAGCGGTTTTTGAAGAAGATAAGAAAAGAGAGAAAGACTTGAGGAAAATGGTTCATGAATTGGGTATAAATGATAGAGTGGTTTTTACGGGGTTCAGGCGGGATATGCCGGAAATTTATGCGGCGATGGATATTCTTGTGCTGCCGTCTGTTTATGAAGGATGTTCAAGGATAATTTTAGAATCAATGGCCTGCGGGAAACCGGTAGTAGCTACAAATTCGGGAGGAACACCCGAGATTTTAAAAGACGGTATCAGCGGTTTTTTGATTAAACCGGAAAATTCAGAGGCATTAGCGGAAAAAATCGCGGTCATGGTCCATGATATTGCGGCAGCAAAAAAAATGGGTGAAACAGGCAGAAAAATAGCCGAAGAAAACTTTTCTATAGAGAAAAACGTGGAGCAAATAGAAAAAATTTATCTGGAACTTATTCAAAAATGAATAAAAATACTTACTTAACCATAAGGCGAACTTTATTATTGCCGTTTTTATTTATAAGAAAAATAAAATTCCCAAAGGATTTCGAAATTAAAAAAATACTGGTTTTACGGCATGACCGGATAGGAGACATGATATTATCGACAGGAATATTTCATGCTTTAAAGAAAAAATATCCTGACGCTTATATTATTGTGCTTGCATCAAAAACCAATAGTGATATTATTCAAAATAATCCTGATGTTGATGAAATCCTGATTTACAAAGGGATTAAGCAGTTTATAAAAGAAATTAGGAAGAAGAAAGTAGATTTAGCTGTTGATTTATTCTTTACTTATGAATTAAAACAGGCTTTTTTGGCTTATCTATCCGGGGCAAGATACAGGTTAGGGTTTGAAAACGCGGGCAGGGAGATTTTCTTTAATATAAAAGGGCCGGGCATGGACAATAGCTGTTCTATGAACGACCATCTTGCCGGGCTTATAAGTTGCCTGGACATGGATTTTAAAGGTTATCAATTTCGCCTAAATTTATCTGATGAGGAAAAGAAATGGGCTGAAAATTATATGACTTCT
Coding sequences:
- a CDS encoding glycosyltransferase family 4 protein, which gives rise to MVNVLYLHETSMLAGAENSLWNLVNKIDKEQFHPVFICPCEGPFVDKLRQLGIKIYFVKFPPVREILGIPRATAEIRGITRKEKIHILHSNSIRTHIYASIAGKLDKIPVIWHQRNMLTGEKIDPDRLFSFLPDRIICNSCAIGKRFLVKDKLPDKVRIVLNGVDLEKFNPFLNAVEIKKEFGILPGEIVIGIASRFNVFKGHDTFFKAAQMLIYNTPYKLKNLKFLIAGGAVFEEDKKREKDLRKMVHELGINDRVVFTGFRRDMPEIYAAMDILVLPSVYEGCSRIILESMACGKPVVATNSGGTPEILKDGISGFLIKPENSEALAEKIAVMVHDIAAAKKMGETGRKIAEENFSIEKNVEQIEKIYLELIQK
- the waaF gene encoding lipopolysaccharide heptosyltransferase II, with amino-acid sequence MNKNTYLTIRRTLLLPFLFIRKIKFPKDFEIKKILVLRHDRIGDMILSTGIFHALKKKYPDAYIIVLASKTNSDIIQNNPDVDEILIYKGIKQFIKEIRKKKVDLAVDLFFTYELKQAFLAYLSGARYRLGFENAGREIFFNIKGPGMDNSCSMNDHLAGLISCLDMDFKGYQFRLNLSDEEKKWAENYMTSHGIKKDSFKIAVHPGGFYPSQRWPEENFVNISEKIMENYSFQIILFGDKNEEKLLKNIKHKIESGNVSIFCSLTLRQAVSLLNECDFFIGNNSGLLHIAYALKIPAVSMMGPTDPVLWRPEGENNIVLRKDLECSPCGRAKCEDHKCMNLISADEVFEAVKNLVEEVYGAKKYKKDSCN